In Zingiber officinale cultivar Zhangliang chromosome 1A, Zo_v1.1, whole genome shotgun sequence, a genomic segment contains:
- the LOC122034638 gene encoding dormancy-associated protein 1-like: MVLLDKMWDEVLAGPQPERGLGKLRKVSPKPLSIKKGESSSDGAGKFQRSISLPQTPTTPVTASSYSPNRRQGNLWRSVFNPGSSLATKTLGAHYFDKPEPNSPTVYDWLYSGETKSTHR; encoded by the exons ATGGTTCTCCTTGATAAGATGTGGGACGAGGTCCTCGCCGGACCTCAGCCTGAGAGGGGCCTAGGCAAGCTGAGGAAGGTGTCTCCCAAGCCTTTGTCCATCAAAA AAGGGGAGAGCAGCAGCGATGGCGCAGGCAAGTTCCAGCGGTCGATATCTCTACCTCAGACGCCGACCACTCCGGTGACGGCCTCCAGCTACTCCCCCAACCGGAGGCAGGGCAACTTGTGGAGGAGCGTCTTCAACCCCGGCAGTAGCCTCGCCACAAAGACTCTCGGAGCTCACTATTTCGACAAGCCTGAGCCCAACTCCCCCACTGTCTACGACTG GTTGTACAGCGGTGAGACGAAGAGCACCCACCGTTGA